In Pseudomonas sp. MM213, a genomic segment contains:
- the pqqC gene encoding pyrroloquinoline-quinone synthase PqqC, giving the protein MTDTPLSPAEFEVALRAKGAYYHIHHPYHVAMYEGRATREQIQGWVANRFYYQVNIPLKDAAILANCPDREIRREWIQRLLDHDGAPGEDGGIEAWLRLGQAVGLDPDQLRSQELVLPGVRFAVDAYVNFARRASWQEAASSSLTELFAPQIHQSRLDSWPQHYPWIDPAGYEYFRTRLGQARRDVEHGLAITLQHYTTREGQERMLEILQFKLDILWSMLDAMSMAYELKRPPYHSVTEQRVWHKGISL; this is encoded by the coding sequence ATGACTGACACCCCACTGTCCCCCGCCGAATTCGAAGTCGCCCTGCGCGCCAAGGGCGCCTATTACCATATCCATCACCCCTATCACGTGGCGATGTACGAAGGCCGGGCGACCCGCGAGCAGATCCAGGGCTGGGTCGCCAACCGCTTCTACTATCAGGTGAACATCCCCCTGAAGGACGCTGCGATTCTGGCCAATTGCCCGGACCGGGAAATCCGCCGCGAGTGGATTCAACGCCTGCTCGACCATGACGGCGCCCCCGGCGAAGACGGCGGTATCGAAGCGTGGCTGCGTCTGGGACAGGCCGTCGGCCTCGACCCGGACCAACTGCGCTCGCAGGAACTGGTGTTGCCCGGCGTGCGTTTCGCCGTGGACGCCTACGTCAACTTCGCCCGCCGGGCCAGTTGGCAGGAAGCCGCCAGCAGCTCATTGACCGAGCTGTTCGCGCCGCAGATCCACCAGTCGCGTCTCGACAGCTGGCCGCAGCATTACCCATGGATCGACCCGGCCGGTTACGAATATTTCCGCACCCGTCTGGGCCAGGCGCGCCGCGATGTCGAACACGGTCTGGCGATCACCCTGCAGCACTACACGACGCGGGAAGGCCAGGAGCGCATGCTGGAAATTCTCCAGTTCAAACTGGACATTCTTTGGAGCATGCTCGATGCCATGAGCATGGCCTACGAACTGAAACGCCCGCCGTATCACAGCGTGACCGAGCAACGGGTCTGGCACAAAGGAATCAGCTTATGA
- a CDS encoding carbon-nitrogen hydrolase family protein — MRVALYQCPPLPLDVAGNLQRLHQLALEAKGADLLVLPEMFLTGYNIGVDAVSVLAEVHNGESAQQIARIAKTAGIAILYGYPERTEDGQIYNAVQLIDANGERLCNYRKTHLFGDLDHSMFSAGQDDFPLVELNGWKLGFLICYDMEFPENARRLALAGAELILVPTANMIPYDFIADVTVRARAFENQCYVAYANYCGNEGDIHYCGQSSIAAPDGSRIAQAGLDEALIVGELDRQLMIDSRTANRYFLDRRPELYGELNKR; from the coding sequence ATGCGCGTAGCCCTTTACCAATGTCCACCGCTGCCTCTGGACGTCGCCGGCAATTTGCAACGCCTGCATCAACTGGCGCTGGAGGCCAAAGGCGCCGATTTGCTGGTGCTGCCGGAGATGTTCCTGACCGGCTACAACATCGGCGTCGATGCCGTCAGTGTCCTGGCGGAGGTGCACAACGGTGAATCGGCGCAGCAGATCGCGCGCATTGCCAAGACAGCGGGGATCGCCATTTTGTATGGCTATCCCGAGCGTACCGAAGACGGGCAGATCTACAACGCCGTGCAACTGATCGACGCCAATGGCGAACGCCTGTGCAACTACCGCAAGACTCACCTGTTCGGCGACCTCGATCACTCGATGTTCAGCGCCGGCCAGGATGATTTTCCGCTGGTGGAGCTCAACGGCTGGAAGCTTGGTTTCCTGATTTGCTACGACATGGAGTTCCCGGAAAACGCGCGGCGTCTGGCCCTGGCCGGCGCCGAACTGATTCTGGTGCCGACGGCGAACATGATTCCTTACGACTTCATCGCCGACGTCACCGTCCGCGCCCGCGCCTTCGAAAACCAGTGTTACGTGGCTTATGCCAATTACTGCGGCAACGAAGGCGACATCCACTACTGCGGCCAGAGCAGCATCGCCGCGCCGGATGGTAGCCGCATCGCACAGGCGGGCCTCGATGAAGCGCTGATTGTCGGTGAGCTGGATCGCCAGTTGATGATCGATTCCCGCACCGCCAATCGTTACTTCCTCGATCGCCGCCCGGAGCTTTACGGCGAGCTGAACAAGCGCTGA
- a CDS encoding type II toxin-antitoxin system RelE/ParE family toxin: protein MSPRLFKTKRFAMQAGKAWIGDDELREAFTEMLKGQVESLGGGVWKKRLNANRHRSIVVAKGGRYWIYQLLFAKKDRSNISFAELTELRGLAKVYGVMTDMQVQHLLDTEEFVEIHHE, encoded by the coding sequence ATGTCACCAAGGTTGTTCAAGACAAAGCGTTTTGCGATGCAGGCGGGTAAGGCCTGGATTGGTGATGATGAGCTTCGGGAGGCATTCACCGAAATGCTCAAGGGCCAGGTGGAAAGTCTCGGCGGCGGGGTTTGGAAGAAGCGTTTGAATGCCAATCGCCACCGCTCGATTGTTGTGGCGAAGGGCGGTCGTTACTGGATCTATCAGTTGCTGTTTGCCAAGAAGGATCGGAGCAATATCAGTTTTGCGGAACTGACCGAACTGCGTGGTTTAGCCAAGGTTTATGGCGTTATGACCGACATGCAAGTCCAGCACTTGCTGGACACCGAGGAGTTTGTGGAGATACACCATGAGTAA
- the pqqE gene encoding pyrroloquinoline quinone biosynthesis protein PqqE, translating into MLSTGSNLPDSVSDKLPPKPEIGLPLWLLAELTYRCPLQCPYCSNPLDFAEQGKELSTEQWIKVFREAREMGAAQLGFSGGEPLVRQDLAELIAEARKLGFYTNLITSGIGLTEQKISDFKEAGLDHIQISFQASDEQVNNLLAGSKKAFAQKLEMARAVKAHGYPMVLNFVTHRHNIDKIDRIIELCIALEADFVELATCQFYGWAQLNRVGLLPTKEQLVRAERITNEYRAKLEAEGHPCKLIFVTPDYYEERPKACMNGWGSIFLTVTPDGTALPCHGARQMPVQFPNVRDHSMQHIWYDSFGFNRFRGYDWMPEPCRSCDEKEKDFGGCRCQAFMLTGDASNADPVCSKSEHHGVILKAREEAEHATQTIEQLAFRNERNSRLIAKS; encoded by the coding sequence GTGCTCAGCACTGGATCGAACTTGCCTGATTCCGTGTCGGACAAGTTACCGCCCAAACCGGAAATCGGCTTGCCGCTGTGGCTGCTGGCCGAGCTGACCTACCGCTGCCCGCTGCAATGCCCGTACTGCTCCAATCCACTGGATTTCGCCGAGCAAGGCAAAGAGTTGAGCACCGAACAGTGGATCAAGGTGTTCCGCGAAGCACGGGAAATGGGCGCGGCGCAGCTGGGCTTTTCCGGCGGTGAACCGCTGGTGCGCCAGGACCTCGCCGAACTGATTGCCGAGGCGCGCAAGTTGGGTTTCTACACCAACCTGATCACCTCCGGCATCGGCCTCACCGAGCAGAAAATCAGCGACTTCAAGGAGGCCGGCCTGGACCATATCCAGATCAGCTTCCAGGCCAGCGACGAGCAGGTGAACAACTTGCTGGCCGGCTCGAAAAAGGCCTTCGCGCAGAAGCTGGAAATGGCTCGTGCAGTGAAAGCACATGGTTATCCGATGGTGCTGAACTTCGTCACCCACCGGCACAACATCGACAAGATCGACCGGATCATCGAGCTGTGCATCGCCCTTGAGGCGGACTTCGTCGAACTCGCCACGTGCCAGTTCTACGGCTGGGCGCAGCTCAATCGGGTCGGTCTGTTGCCGACCAAGGAACAACTGGTCCGGGCCGAACGCATCACCAACGAATACCGCGCCAAACTGGAAGCCGAAGGGCATCCGTGCAAGCTGATTTTCGTCACGCCGGACTATTACGAAGAACGCCCGAAAGCCTGCATGAACGGTTGGGGCAGTATTTTTCTGACAGTAACCCCGGACGGAACCGCGCTGCCGTGTCACGGTGCCCGACAGATGCCGGTGCAGTTTCCTAACGTGCGCGACCACAGCATGCAGCACATCTGGTACGACTCGTTTGGCTTCAACCGCTTTCGCGGTTACGACTGGATGCCCGAGCCATGCCGCTCGTGCGACGAGAAAGAAAAGGACTTCGGTGGCTGCCGCTGCCAGGCCTTCATGCTCACCGGTGACGCCAGCAACGCCGACCCGGTGTGCAGCAAGTCGGAACATCACGGCGTGATTCTCAAGGCCCGCGAAGAAGCCGAGCACGCGACCCAGACCATCGAACAACTGGCCTTTCGCAATGAACGAAACTCACGACTCATCGCAAAAAGCTGA
- the pqqA gene encoding pyrroloquinoline quinone precursor peptide PqqA translates to MSWSKPAYTDLRIGFEVTMYFASR, encoded by the coding sequence ATGTCCTGGTCCAAACCTGCTTACACCGACCTGCGTATCGGCTTTGAAGTCACCATGTACTTCGCAAGCCGCTAA
- a CDS encoding aspartate aminotransferase family protein, whose translation MNLFNLRRNAPSLDDLSADTFLSYRSDNLSSECLMPSVERPKQIFVRGQGSWLWDSEDRAYLDFSQGGGANSLGHSPSVLVNAITAQAQSLINPGFGLHNRGMLNLAERLCVSTGSDQAYLLNSGSEACEAAIKLARKWGQQHRGGASRIIVANNGCHGRSLGTIPASDSSRLTNRFEPQLPGFSHVPFNDLAALHAAVDARTVAIMLEPIQNEAGVIPATEDYLKGVERLCRELGILLIFDEVQTGLGRLGTLLAEQSYGVRADIVVLGKGLGGGVPLAALLARSKACCFDVGELTGTHHGNALMTAAGLAVLDSVQDKGFLEHVRETGQHLREGLARLAHRYGHGELRGQGLLRGLTLSDDSADAVVKAALYEGLLLDAPQADCLRLTPALTVSKSNIDEMLLRLARAFSRVRTAQLQCRKGIAV comes from the coding sequence ATGAATTTGTTCAATTTACGACGCAACGCTCCCAGTCTTGACGACCTGAGCGCGGACACTTTCCTGTCGTACAGAAGTGACAATCTTTCCAGTGAGTGCCTGATGCCCAGTGTCGAGCGGCCGAAACAGATTTTTGTGCGCGGTCAGGGCTCCTGGTTGTGGGACAGCGAAGACCGCGCCTATCTGGATTTTTCCCAGGGGGGCGGGGCCAATAGCCTCGGACATAGCCCTTCGGTACTGGTCAACGCGATCACGGCGCAAGCTCAATCGCTGATCAACCCCGGTTTCGGCCTGCACAATCGCGGCATGCTCAACCTCGCCGAGCGGCTCTGCGTCAGCACTGGCAGTGACCAGGCGTACCTGCTCAACAGTGGCAGTGAAGCCTGTGAAGCGGCGATCAAACTGGCGCGCAAGTGGGGCCAGCAACATCGCGGCGGTGCGTCGCGGATCATCGTGGCCAACAACGGTTGCCATGGCCGTAGTCTCGGGACGATTCCGGCGTCGGACAGTTCCAGGCTGACCAACCGCTTCGAACCGCAACTTCCAGGCTTCAGCCACGTACCGTTCAATGATCTGGCCGCTCTGCACGCCGCCGTTGATGCCCGGACCGTGGCAATCATGCTTGAGCCGATCCAAAACGAAGCCGGGGTCATTCCCGCTACCGAGGATTACCTCAAGGGTGTCGAACGCCTGTGCCGTGAGCTTGGCATCCTGTTGATCTTCGACGAAGTGCAAACCGGTCTTGGTCGACTCGGCACCTTACTCGCGGAACAGTCCTACGGTGTGCGAGCCGATATCGTCGTCCTCGGCAAAGGCCTGGGCGGTGGTGTGCCCTTGGCGGCGCTGCTGGCGCGAAGCAAAGCCTGCTGCTTCGACGTCGGCGAGCTGACGGGCACTCACCATGGCAACGCGCTGATGACCGCTGCTGGCCTGGCTGTGCTCGATAGTGTGCAGGACAAGGGCTTTCTCGAGCATGTCAGGGAAACCGGCCAGCACTTGCGCGAAGGCCTGGCACGTCTGGCTCATCGCTATGGACACGGCGAACTGCGTGGTCAGGGATTGCTCCGGGGGCTGACCCTGTCTGACGATTCGGCTGACGCCGTAGTCAAAGCAGCGCTGTACGAAGGCTTGCTGCTCGACGCCCCGCAAGCCGATTGCCTGCGACTCACCCCAGCGCTCACGGTCAGCAAATCCAACATCGACGAAATGCTCCTGCGCCTGGCCCGCGCGTTTTCCCGCGTGCGCACCGCACAACTGCAATGCCGCAAAGGGATTGCCGTCTGA
- the pqqF gene encoding pyrroloquinoline quinone biosynthesis protein PqqF has translation MPALNPPRPHTETLANGLRVTLRHAPNLKRCAAALRVAAGSHDVPLAWPGLAHFLEHLLFLGTERFPAEQGLMAYVQGHGGQVNARTSERTTDFFFELPPQVFNEGLQRLSDMLAHPRMNLDDQLREREVLHAEFVAWSQDPTAQQQLALFDGLSPTHPLRGFHAGNRDSLPVQQPEFQQALRDFHQRFYQTGQMTLSLAGPQSIEELKQMALKFGAVISEGKNLPQQAPVPLMESSVASYQQAGERRLDLLFTFEALPNASTEALAFLCHWLNAAKPGGLLTVLRECGLAEHLNAKPLYQFAGQAVLHVEFTTTASASILSEKLLDWLGFFAAQQDWALLRDEYAAVLQRQQQVSSAMQLARLDSEQLETGLSEQGVVALKDILKKIGAVDNFSGEWQLPTPNPFLRAEAPPSNAGLIRGQTSKHRGLRTFAQDRSRSRRENSPMQFSQALPDNTAEGAIYLRWRLESRPQPRHQQGLENRLQPLREDARQAGVDFSFSASGNEWLLKMTGLQESMPTVLEHALKELTNPDAGFSQEEPKSAALIPIKQLLKALPDHCLEQSSVADDWQQLWSTARWEGLAIGLSAQTQAAMGFALSRVPGIADTQPSPPSSINGQRLWTAVDTGSSEHALLLFCPTATQEISDEAAWRLLAHICQTPFYQRLRVELQLGYAVFSALRQVHGQTGVLFGVQSPSVAPLNLLQHMEDFLNDVPAMIDGIDEATFVAQRQALADQFQIAALPVAQAAELLWQGKLAGHSSDYLAQLPQAILDIDRSALRAAAQRLINAEGGWRGLASSSQPEAPWQVTK, from the coding sequence ATGCCTGCGCTGAATCCCCCTCGCCCTCACACTGAAACCCTGGCCAACGGCCTGCGGGTAACGCTGCGTCATGCCCCGAATCTGAAGCGTTGTGCGGCCGCGTTGCGGGTCGCCGCGGGCAGTCATGACGTGCCATTGGCATGGCCAGGTCTGGCGCATTTTCTTGAGCACCTGTTGTTTCTCGGTACCGAGCGTTTTCCTGCGGAACAAGGGCTGATGGCCTACGTACAAGGTCATGGCGGGCAAGTGAATGCACGGACCAGCGAGCGCACCACCGACTTCTTTTTCGAGTTGCCACCTCAAGTCTTCAACGAAGGATTGCAGCGTCTGTCAGACATGCTCGCTCATCCGCGTATGAATCTGGACGATCAGTTGCGGGAACGGGAAGTGCTGCACGCGGAGTTTGTCGCCTGGTCGCAGGATCCTACGGCACAGCAGCAACTGGCGTTGTTCGATGGGCTTTCGCCGACTCATCCGTTGCGCGGCTTTCATGCCGGCAACCGCGACAGCCTGCCCGTGCAGCAACCGGAGTTTCAGCAAGCGCTGCGGGATTTCCATCAGCGGTTTTATCAGACCGGACAGATGACGCTGAGCCTGGCCGGCCCGCAAAGTATCGAAGAGCTGAAGCAAATGGCGCTGAAGTTCGGCGCGGTGATTTCCGAGGGAAAAAACCTCCCGCAACAGGCTCCTGTGCCGCTGATGGAGTCTTCAGTCGCAAGTTATCAACAGGCTGGCGAGCGTCGGCTGGATCTGCTGTTTACCTTCGAAGCACTGCCCAATGCGTCGACCGAAGCATTGGCGTTTCTGTGCCATTGGTTGAACGCCGCGAAGCCCGGCGGGCTGCTGACTGTATTGCGCGAATGCGGTTTGGCTGAGCATCTGAATGCCAAGCCGCTGTATCAATTTGCCGGACAGGCCGTGCTGCACGTTGAATTCACAACGACCGCGTCGGCGAGCATCCTGAGCGAGAAGCTCCTGGATTGGCTGGGCTTTTTTGCTGCTCAACAAGATTGGGCCCTCCTGCGTGACGAGTACGCTGCCGTGCTTCAGCGCCAGCAACAAGTCAGCAGTGCTATGCAGCTGGCCCGACTCGACAGCGAACAGCTTGAAACCGGGTTATCCGAGCAAGGCGTTGTAGCGCTCAAGGACATCCTGAAGAAAATCGGCGCTGTGGATAACTTCAGCGGTGAATGGCAACTGCCGACACCGAATCCGTTCTTGCGCGCCGAGGCGCCACCCTCAAATGCCGGACTGATTCGCGGCCAGACCAGCAAACACCGTGGCCTGCGGACATTTGCCCAGGACCGCTCGCGCAGCCGTCGCGAAAACTCGCCGATGCAATTCAGCCAAGCCCTGCCGGACAACACCGCTGAAGGCGCGATTTATCTGCGCTGGCGATTAGAGTCCAGACCTCAACCCCGCCATCAGCAGGGTCTGGAAAACCGCCTGCAGCCGCTGCGAGAGGATGCCCGTCAGGCGGGCGTCGACTTTTCCTTCAGCGCTTCTGGAAATGAATGGTTGCTGAAAATGACGGGGCTGCAAGAGTCGATGCCGACCGTCCTCGAACATGCGCTGAAAGAGCTGACAAACCCTGACGCCGGTTTCTCACAGGAAGAACCGAAAAGCGCCGCGTTGATACCGATTAAACAACTGCTGAAAGCGCTGCCTGATCATTGCCTTGAGCAAAGCTCAGTCGCTGATGACTGGCAGCAGCTGTGGTCGACGGCGCGCTGGGAAGGCCTGGCAATCGGGTTGTCGGCACAGACTCAAGCAGCGATGGGTTTCGCCCTGAGTCGCGTGCCCGGCATTGCGGACACTCAACCGTCACCGCCGTCCTCGATCAACGGGCAGCGTCTGTGGACCGCCGTCGACACCGGTTCCAGCGAACACGCGCTGTTGCTGTTCTGTCCGACGGCCACGCAGGAAATCTCTGACGAAGCTGCGTGGCGTTTGCTCGCGCACATTTGTCAGACGCCGTTCTACCAGCGTCTTCGTGTTGAGTTGCAACTGGGTTATGCGGTGTTCAGTGCGCTGCGTCAGGTCCATGGGCAGACGGGTGTTCTGTTCGGCGTGCAATCACCGAGCGTCGCCCCTCTGAACTTGCTGCAACACATGGAAGACTTTCTGAACGACGTGCCCGCAATGATCGACGGCATCGACGAGGCGACCTTCGTTGCCCAGCGTCAGGCCTTGGCCGATCAATTCCAGATCGCTGCGTTGCCCGTCGCCCAGGCCGCCGAACTGCTCTGGCAGGGCAAGCTGGCCGGCCACTCGTCGGATTATCTGGCGCAGCTTCCCCAAGCCATTCTGGACATCGATCGTTCTGCCCTGCGCGCCGCCGCACAACGCCTGATCAACGCCGAGGGCGGCTGGCGCGGTCTGGCCAGCAGTTCGCAACCGGAGGCGCCTTGGCAAGTGACAAAATGA
- a CDS encoding S9 family peptidase has product MNETHDSSQKAEPFSAAKAVAAGVDFAELQVGQHGLFWNEYRPEDAACRIWHWRDGQAHCLTPMGFSVRSRVYEYGGGAFCLTDDGVVFVNEADQQLYRQSLKGETPEALTSGQCRYGDLQFANGQVLAVEEHRDRHRLVAIDLADSTRHLLAEGADFYAAPTLSPDARRLAWIEWSRPDQPWTATRLMVAERQSDGRYAQARCLAGEDIQESLQQPRFDDRGRLLCLTDRGGYWQPWAESSDALRPLPSTAADHGPAPWQLGGCTWLPLSENSYLASWTEGGFGRLGIGGDATEDFTGDYSRFRHLALDEQFIYCIAASPISSSAVIAIDRKTRAVRVLAGGIAPLPADQISIAQTLRYPSGSGEAHGFFYPAMTGEAKPPLVVFIHGGPTSACYPMLDPRIQYWAQRGFAVADLNYRGSSGYGRAYRQALHLSWGEVDVEDACAVVAHLAERGLIDGDQAFIRGGSAGGYTTLCALAFKKVFRAGASLYGVSDPVALGRATHKFEGDYLDWLIGDPELDAERYAARTPLLHASNINVPVIFFQGELDAVVVPQQTRDMAEALQQNGILVEAHYYADERHGFRKAGNQAHALEQEWLFYRRVMALES; this is encoded by the coding sequence ATGAACGAAACTCACGACTCATCGCAAAAAGCTGAACCCTTCAGCGCCGCCAAAGCGGTCGCTGCCGGTGTCGACTTTGCCGAACTGCAGGTTGGCCAGCATGGCTTGTTCTGGAACGAGTACCGTCCCGAGGACGCCGCTTGTCGAATCTGGCATTGGCGTGATGGCCAGGCGCATTGCCTGACGCCAATGGGTTTCAGCGTGCGCAGTCGGGTGTACGAATATGGCGGCGGAGCGTTCTGTCTGACAGATGACGGGGTAGTTTTCGTCAACGAGGCGGATCAGCAGCTGTATCGCCAATCGCTCAAAGGCGAAACGCCCGAAGCGCTGACGTCCGGTCAATGCCGCTACGGCGATCTGCAATTTGCCAACGGGCAAGTGTTGGCCGTTGAAGAACATCGGGATCGACATCGTCTGGTGGCCATCGATCTGGCGGACAGCACGCGGCATCTGTTGGCCGAGGGTGCTGACTTTTATGCCGCGCCGACACTGAGCCCCGATGCTCGACGGTTGGCCTGGATCGAATGGAGCCGTCCGGACCAGCCATGGACCGCGACCCGCCTGATGGTTGCCGAGCGCCAGAGCGATGGCCGTTATGCTCAAGCGCGTTGCCTGGCGGGTGAAGATATTCAGGAGTCGTTGCAACAACCGCGATTCGATGACCGTGGCCGGCTGTTGTGTCTGACGGATCGCGGCGGTTACTGGCAGCCGTGGGCGGAGTCTTCCGATGCGTTGCGCCCGTTGCCCAGCACTGCGGCGGATCATGGACCCGCGCCCTGGCAGTTGGGTGGTTGCACTTGGCTGCCCTTGAGTGAAAACAGCTATCTGGCCAGTTGGACCGAAGGCGGATTCGGCCGACTGGGCATTGGCGGTGACGCTACAGAAGATTTCACCGGGGACTACAGCCGATTCCGACATCTGGCACTGGATGAACAATTCATCTACTGCATTGCCGCTTCGCCGATCAGTTCATCAGCCGTGATCGCCATCGACCGCAAGACCCGAGCCGTCAGGGTATTGGCCGGTGGAATCGCGCCGCTGCCCGCCGATCAGATCAGCATCGCGCAAACCCTGCGCTACCCGAGCGGTTCGGGCGAGGCTCATGGTTTCTTCTACCCTGCGATGACCGGCGAAGCGAAACCGCCGCTGGTGGTATTCATCCACGGCGGCCCGACATCGGCGTGCTACCCGATGCTTGATCCGCGCATCCAGTACTGGGCACAACGCGGCTTCGCCGTGGCCGACCTCAACTACCGTGGCAGCAGCGGCTACGGCCGGGCCTATCGCCAGGCGCTGCATTTGAGTTGGGGTGAAGTGGATGTGGAAGACGCCTGCGCGGTAGTCGCCCATCTCGCCGAGCGCGGATTGATCGATGGCGACCAGGCGTTTATTCGCGGTGGCAGTGCCGGCGGCTACACCACGCTGTGTGCATTGGCGTTCAAGAAGGTCTTTCGCGCCGGCGCCAGCCTTTACGGCGTCAGCGATCCCGTTGCCCTGGGCCGCGCAACCCACAAGTTCGAAGGCGATTACCTGGATTGGCTGATTGGCGATCCCGAGCTGGACGCCGAGCGCTACGCCGCACGCACACCCCTGCTGCATGCGAGCAACATCAACGTGCCGGTGATTTTCTTTCAGGGCGAACTGGACGCTGTGGTCGTGCCGCAACAGACCCGCGACATGGCCGAGGCGCTGCAGCAAAACGGCATTCTGGTAGAAGCGCATTATTACGCGGACGAACGTCACGGCTTCCGCAAGGCCGGCAATCAGGCCCATGCGCTGGAACAGGAGTGGTTGTTTTATCGACGGGTGATGGCGCTCGAAAGCTGA
- a CDS encoding YqaE/Pmp3 family membrane protein, which yields MDFIRILIAILLPPLGVFLQVGFAGAFWLNILLTLCGYIPGIVHAVYIIAKR from the coding sequence ATGGACTTCATTCGCATCCTCATCGCCATTCTATTGCCGCCACTGGGCGTGTTTCTGCAAGTCGGTTTCGCTGGCGCGTTCTGGCTGAATATTCTGCTGACGTTGTGCGGTTATATTCCAGGGATCGTGCATGCGGTGTACATCATCGCCAAGCGCTAA
- the pqqD gene encoding pyrroloquinoline quinone biosynthesis peptide chaperone PqqD, which yields MSFDRSKTPTWRPGYRFQYEPAQKGHVLLYPEGMIKLNESAALIGGLIDGERDVAAIIAELDAQFPGVPELGDDIEQFMEVARAQHWIELA from the coding sequence ATGAGTTTTGATCGCAGCAAGACCCCAACCTGGCGTCCAGGCTACCGGTTCCAGTATGAACCTGCGCAGAAAGGCCATGTGCTGCTGTACCCGGAAGGCATGATCAAACTGAATGAAAGCGCCGCGCTGATCGGCGGTTTGATCGACGGCGAACGTGACGTCGCGGCGATCATCGCCGAGCTGGACGCGCAGTTCCCTGGCGTGCCGGAGCTCGGTGATGACATCGAGCAATTCATGGAGGTCGCCCGTGCTCAGCACTGGATCGAACTTGCCTGA
- a CDS encoding helix-turn-helix domain-containing protein yields MSKKYKSDVFESIHESASALYAIGAISKATMREFDESCLATVPDAIPAEQIKALRERNNVSQPVFARYLNTSASTVKQWEAGAKHPSGMALKLLSIVQKHGLEILA; encoded by the coding sequence ATGAGTAAGAAATACAAAAGCGACGTGTTTGAGTCGATTCACGAATCCGCCAGTGCCTTGTACGCCATCGGCGCAATCAGCAAGGCAACCATGCGCGAGTTCGATGAATCCTGTCTCGCGACGGTGCCGGACGCGATTCCTGCAGAGCAGATCAAAGCACTGCGCGAACGCAACAACGTCAGCCAGCCGGTATTTGCGCGTTATCTGAACACCAGCGCGTCGACGGTCAAACAGTGGGAAGCAGGGGCCAAACACCCCAGTGGCATGGCGTTGAAGTTGTTGAGCATTGTTCAGAAACACGGTCTGGAGATACTGGCCTGA
- the pqqB gene encoding pyrroloquinoline quinone biosynthesis protein PqqB translates to MFVQILGSAAGGGFPQWNCNCVNCAGFRDGSLNAKARTQSSIAISDDGVNWVLCNASPDIRAQLQNFAPMQPGRALRDTGISAIILMDSQIDHTTGLLSLREGCPHNVWCTDMVHEDLSTGFPLFTMLTHWNGGLNWNRIELDCSFTIPTCPSLRFTPLPLRSAAPPYSPHRFDPHPGDNIGLIIEDLNTGGKLFYAPGLGKVDAPLLEIMAGSDCLLVDGTMWDDDEMQRRGVGTRTGREMGHLAQNGPGGMLEVLEQLPKQRKVLIHINNTNPILDEDSPERAELARRDVEVAYDGMSIVL, encoded by the coding sequence ATGTTTGTCCAGATTCTAGGTTCCGCCGCCGGCGGCGGTTTCCCCCAGTGGAACTGCAACTGCGTGAACTGCGCAGGTTTTCGCGACGGGAGCCTGAACGCCAAGGCGCGGACCCAGTCGTCCATCGCGATTTCCGATGACGGCGTGAACTGGGTGCTGTGCAACGCCTCGCCGGACATCCGCGCCCAGCTCCAGAATTTTGCCCCGATGCAACCGGGCCGCGCCCTGCGCGATACCGGTATCAGCGCGATCATCCTGATGGACAGCCAGATCGACCACACCACCGGCCTGCTCAGCCTGCGCGAGGGTTGCCCGCACAACGTCTGGTGCACCGACATGGTCCATGAAGACCTGAGCACCGGTTTCCCGCTGTTTACCATGCTGACCCACTGGAATGGCGGGCTGAACTGGAACCGCATCGAACTCGACTGCAGCTTCACCATCCCGACCTGCCCGAGTCTGCGTTTCACTCCGCTGCCACTGCGCAGTGCCGCGCCACCGTATTCGCCGCACCGTTTCGACCCGCATCCGGGCGACAACATCGGGTTGATCATTGAAGACCTGAACACCGGCGGCAAGCTGTTCTACGCGCCGGGCCTGGGCAAGGTCGACGCGCCGTTGCTGGAAATCATGGCCGGCAGCGACTGCCTACTGGTGGACGGCACGATGTGGGACGACGACGAAATGCAGCGCCGTGGTGTCGGCACCCGCACCGGCCGGGAAATGGGCCATCTGGCGCAGAACGGCCCCGGCGGTATGCTGGAAGTGCTGGAACAGTTGCCCAAGCAGCGCAAGGTGCTTATCCACATCAACAACACCAACCCGATCCTCGATGAGGATTCGCCGGAGCGCGCCGAGCTGGCTCGGCGGGACGTTGAAGTGGCGTATGACGGCATGAGTATTGTGTTGTAG